The Salvia splendens isolate huo1 unplaced genomic scaffold, SspV2 ctg444, whole genome shotgun sequence genomic interval TTCGTTGAATGTTAATATTATTTGTGTAATTTTCTAGAAGCAATGCATTTATTATGCTATTCATAAAAATATAGATTGATTTGAAGTAAACGTCTTCCGTTTCCAGAAAAAGCAATATTTTAATCTTCTTTTGTTTTACATTAAATTATCGTGTAATTTACTTTATTGTAAAATTCAACATGTTAAAAtcttcataaaaataataacttGTCACGCTCATGATTTCAGTGCTCGAACTTGAAGAAAATTACTCCGTACCACTCAACTACAATTGAATATACACtaataaagaaattaaaaggGAAATTGCTTGGGAGTAATTAAATCATGATAATTTATAAGTATTAATTGTTTGAGAAAAACTATCCATAGTCAATAGAGTAATTAATCATTATCATAACATTTCATCTAATAAAAAATCATAACATTCTAGTATTCTTTTCTTCCCAAAGACTGACATGATATGTGGATTTTTAACTAACCGTGACATCATATAAATGTAGGACAACTCCATAACAAGACCTCTACCTTTAGTTATGAAATATTTCCAAGTATATGGAAAATTTTACATTAGCCATTTTTACTTTCGACTTTGATCATTTACCTTAAAGATGGAGAGGGACTATAAATCCTCGTTGGTCATGACTGGTTTCTTCGGCAAACCACCACTCTGTGGGCGACTACTCCGAATCCATTCTTTAACATCTTTGTTAGTTACATTCACGAATAAATTTGCATTAAAAATTTGGCGTCCACAAACAAAATTATTGGAACTGCACCGGGAATAGAATTATAATAGTATTTCTTactatgaaataaaattcaccAATTAACTTGGAGTTTTATAGTTCAAATTGTTTAGTCAAGCGCACCCACAAAGCAGAATTTTTCTAGAACACAGTATAGTGCAATAAAATATGAGATGAAGTGCCAATTTTCAGTGTAAATAAGAAAGGTTTAAGATTTGAAAAAAATGCAACAAAATAAACGTCAAATATAGCTGCCGCTGTTTGTCGGAATTTCAAGGTGTGACGAATGGGTCAGAATCGATTATTCAAATCTCTTTGCAACAAAATAGTATAGTTTCTAATGAAAAGCCTTATAAATAGAAAGACAACATAGCATGCAATTATCAAACATAAAAGTACAATTACATCTTCTCAAATCACAAAAAATGAGTCCTCCATCAATCTcaactctctctttctttcttcttctcgcATCGTCGTGCTCATCCGCAGTATCTGCGGATGGCCACGACGATTTCATCCAATGCCTCTCCCGACAATCAAACTACTCGTCCCTTTCGAACGACGTTTACACACCCGCAAACTCGTCCTACACTTCGATCCTGCAATCCACCATCCGTAACACAAGATTCGCGTCCGAATCCACTCCCAAGCCGCAAGTGATCATAACCCCTGAACACGAATCCCAGATCCCGCCTGTCATATCCTGCGCCAGACAAACCGGTCTGGAGATCAGAACCCGAAGCGGCGGCCATGACATGGAGGGGCTGTCTTACGTCTCGCAAGTCCCGTTCGCGATCATTGACATGGTCAACCTCAGCGAGGTCACGGTCAACGTTGACGAGAAAACAGCCTGGATCGAAGCAGGCGCAACCACCGGCACTGTATACTACAGGATCGCGGAAAAAAGCCATGTCCTCGCGTTCCCCGGAGCCATCTGCACTACAGTGGGCGTCAGCGGCCATTTCAGCGGAGGAGGCTACGGCCCACTAATGAGAAAGCACGGCCTCGCTGGGGATAATGTCGTCGACGCTAGAATCATCGACGCCAACGGCAGAATCCTGGACAGGGAGTCAATGGGCGAGGATCTGTTCTGGGCTATCAGAGGCGGCGGAGGCGCCAGTTTCGGCGTGATCACTGCCTGGAAAGTACAACTGGTGGATGTTCCAGAAACAGTCACTGTTTTCTCAGTCATCAGGCCACTGGACCAGAACTCCACTGAACTGGTCCAGCGTTGGCAATACGTGGCGCCTGAAGCCGACAAAGATTTATTTGTTGGAGTCTACCTATTCAGGGTGAACTCCACCATCCAAGCTAACTTATTTTCCCTCTTCCTCGGCCGCGCCGACAGGTTACTTCCATTGATGCAAGAAACCTTCCCTGAGTTAGGGTTAGCAAGAGAAGaagtaagagaaatgagttGGGTCCAATCCACATTATTCCTCAACCAAGGCCAACAAGAGCCGCTCGAGGTCTTGCTAAACCGGACTCAACCCGGTCTCAGACAGCTCAAAACAAGATCCGACTACGTGCAAACCCCCATGCGAGAAGACGGATTCAATGGCATTGTACGAATGCTTTCCGAGCCGGAAGCAGACGAAACCCTAATATACATTGTCCCATACGGCGGGAGAATGAACGAGATACCCGAATCCGCCACTCCATTTCCGCACAGAGCCGGAAACTTGTACATGATCGCTAGTTTAGTTTACTGGCAAGACAGCGAGGCTCGGGATGCGGAAAGGTACCTGAGCTGGAGCAGAAGGTACAATAGTTACATGACTCCTTACGTGTCGAGCTCGCCTAGGCAAGCGTACTTCAACTACAGAGATCTCGAGATCGGAGTGAATAACCCTAATGGGAAGACGAGTTATGCGGAGGCCAGCGTTTGGGGGAAGCCGTATTACAAGGATAATTTCGATCGTCTTGTTAAGGTTAAAACGGTAATCGATCCGACTAATTTCTTCAAGAATGAACAGAGCATTCCGCCGTTGCATTCTAAGTGGACTTAGAAGGAGCAAAAGAAGTCATCGGTGGTTTCTTCTATTTAGTTTTGAATAAGGcctctttatttttgtttatttctatatataggAGGTACCAATAAATTGATTGATTAGTAATAGTTATATTCTATTTTCAATTTACACGATTTTAAtgcaataataattataatgaaTGGCACTATTatggttattattattattattattattattattattattatttattattattataattattattagaagagtaaactacaaaaatggtccctggactatgggtttatctcgcccatagtccatggacttttaaaatatcgtcagacatccctggactaagggtttgtctcgaaaatggtcatttttcactgtggtctttttacacttttaatatttgaaatctgatattatttcagtgatgtactaaatctgatattatttcaaaattatcattcttcttcccttttgtcatccttcattTTGTtcctttatttcaatattagatttaattttacaaaataaaatttttaatttcaatttttaaatatcaataattttttaattataaaaattattaaatatcaaaaattaatagtcataatcaatatttgatagtgtctaatatttaatcaataaggtatgacaacgccttagttttaatcaatatttaatagctttaatcataaatagatcatataacacgatttattctgaaataaatatgcatctaatgtaagactaatatatttgtatttattaattagaaaacaatcaaaatttactagaacatttcaacaaaaatactcctatataaaatttttagtagGATCAAattttagtcaacttcataatattcaatcacaagcaattataacaaccgaacgaaGGCTAAATAGAATAACTCTTAGttttccatcatgattaatattatttttttgtacttcttcaattcagGGAATAttctattaaataataaaaattaatagttttaatcaatatttatagtgtccatgaattaatagttttaattaaaaaatttattgatatttaaaaatcgaaatttaaaatttaattttataaaattaaatctaatattgaaataaagaaacaaaatgaaggatgacaaaaggaagaagaatgataattttgaaataatattagatttagtatgaaataatatcagatttaaaatgttaaaagtgtaaaaagaccaaattgcccaaaccccAAAAACCCCCGAAAAGGGTATTTTAGACTGAAAACAGTGAAAAATGaccattttcgagataaacccttagtccagtgatgtctggcgatatttttaaagtccagggactatgggcgagataaactTATAGTTCAGGGACCATTTTTGCAGTtcactcttcttcttcttcttcttcttcttcttcttcttcttcttcttcttcttcttcttcttcttattattattattattattattattattattattattattattattattattattattattattattattattattatttctactTTCTTAAAAGATTGCTGGAGTTATCCCATCTTGTGTGAAAAAATAGTAAAGTCTATAAGACCAAAACGCTTTCTACATTGACCAAATACGTtttgtgaaattgaatccaGATAGTTATGATGACTAAGTGGTTCATGAAAGAAAAGTAGcaacttggacttggacttagACTTGGTCATTTAGTTTTTACCCATAATATTTTAATGGTTAGTTATTCCATATGTACCAGTTTTAATTAGATCAAAGCACTTTCTATTTAAATATTTGAGCTATGGAGAAATCCTCGAATTGAAGAAATATAAATAGTCAACTTGACCAAAAGTTATGACTTGACTTATAAATGAAATCAACAGCTATGATATGGTCTTACAATTCATATAATTATGGCTACGAATGAAAAAGGTATCTTTACTTGCACATTGTTGTATATAGGATTGAATTAACATAAACCTTCTTAAAATAAGAATGTTAGATTATGTACATTGTATTTATAATGACTTGAATTTCACATAAGAGGCCCTAATTATAATTTATCATATTGCACACAGTTTATATATGTATCTGAAGTATTATATAGGAAGAGATATAATGTTATGCATCCTCCGCAAGTATTGCTATAATTTAGTCCATTGCATTATTCGTTTTATTAAAATACCTAGTAAATTTTTATTGATACTATTATAatgctaattaaataaaatttgttttttattatcaGGCGACATTTTAGGGTTTTGATATTCTTATATACTGTACATGATTAGTAGATAATACAGAATATtgaataacattacaactttgGATATGAGACTAAATAACGAAATCAATGAATTGAATAATCAAAAAGTTGGCACAAAACAAGTATTTTTCTATTGCAAATCAATACATTTATTAGTACaccataataaaatttaaagaaaaagatCTTTATCAATACAATTCACCTTGCATGAATAACAAATACAAACATTTTTGTTAACAACATGAAAGAATAATCAGAAAGCCTTATTCAGAACAAGTTGGCGGTTACTGCAGAATATCTCTTAATT includes:
- the LOC121790230 gene encoding berberine bridge enzyme-like 18, with protein sequence MSPPSISTLSFFLLLASSCSSAVSADGHDDFIQCLSRQSNYSSLSNDVYTPANSSYTSILQSTIRNTRFASESTPKPQVIITPEHESQIPPVISCARQTGLEIRTRSGGHDMEGLSYVSQVPFAIIDMVNLSEVTVNVDEKTAWIEAGATTGTVYYRIAEKSHVLAFPGAICTTVGVSGHFSGGGYGPLMRKHGLAGDNVVDARIIDANGRILDRESMGEDLFWAIRGGGGASFGVITAWKVQLVDVPETVTVFSVIRPLDQNSTELVQRWQYVAPEADKDLFVGVYLFRVNSTIQANLFSLFLGRADRLLPLMQETFPELGLAREEVREMSWVQSTLFLNQGQQEPLEVLLNRTQPGLRQLKTRSDYVQTPMREDGFNGIVRMLSEPEADETLIYIVPYGGRMNEIPESATPFPHRAGNLYMIASLVYWQDSEARDAERYLSWSRRYNSYMTPYVSSSPRQAYFNYRDLEIGVNNPNGKTSYAEASVWGKPYYKDNFDRLVKVKTVIDPTNFFKNEQSIPPLHSKWT